A single region of the Gephyromycinifex aptenodytis genome encodes:
- the rimO gene encoding 30S ribosomal protein S12 methylthiotransferase RimO yields MMGEDGKTHGSVAVVTLGCARNDVDSEELAGRLREGGWTLVEDPADADVALVNTCGFVEQAKKDSIDALLETADLKDSGKTQKVVAVGCLAERYGEQLAAELPEADAVLGFDSYTDMSEHLRSILAGGAPASHAPRDRRTLLPLSPVERQAASASVSVPGHSNQPDGFAPRARLGSAPWAPLKIASGCDRRCAFCAIPAFRGSFVSRRPTEVIAEARWLAEQGVREVFLVSENSTSYGKDLGDLRLLEALLPELSAIEGIERVRVSYLQPAETRPGLLEAIAGTPGVVPYFDMSFQHASPTLLRAMRRFGSPEDFLSLIDRIRDLAPQAGIRSNVIVGFPGESEEDVDILADFLTRAQLDVVGVFGYSDEDGTEAASAGHKLDEDVIEQRRERIADLVEELMTQRALERIGEQVQVLVEGVEEGEEGPISVGRAAHQGPEVDGVCLLDTYHEVGTIVTGQVVDAEGVDLHVQVDEADS; encoded by the coding sequence ATGATGGGCGAAGACGGCAAAACTCACGGATCAGTTGCTGTCGTCACCCTGGGGTGCGCTCGAAACGATGTCGACTCCGAGGAGTTGGCCGGGCGGCTGCGCGAGGGCGGTTGGACCCTGGTAGAGGACCCGGCAGATGCCGACGTCGCACTGGTCAACACCTGCGGCTTCGTCGAGCAGGCCAAGAAGGACTCCATCGACGCGCTTTTGGAAACGGCCGACCTCAAAGACAGCGGCAAGACGCAGAAGGTCGTGGCAGTAGGTTGTCTGGCCGAACGGTACGGCGAACAGTTGGCAGCGGAACTGCCCGAGGCTGACGCCGTGTTGGGGTTCGACTCCTACACCGACATGTCCGAACATCTGCGTTCGATCCTGGCCGGCGGGGCGCCGGCCTCGCATGCGCCGCGAGACCGTCGCACTCTGCTGCCTCTCTCACCGGTGGAACGCCAAGCTGCCTCCGCGTCGGTAAGCGTGCCGGGACACAGCAATCAGCCGGATGGGTTCGCCCCCCGCGCCCGCTTGGGCTCGGCACCGTGGGCGCCGCTGAAGATCGCCAGCGGTTGCGACCGCCGGTGCGCCTTCTGCGCGATCCCGGCATTCCGCGGCTCGTTCGTCTCCCGTCGCCCCACCGAGGTCATCGCCGAGGCGCGCTGGTTGGCCGAGCAGGGCGTGCGCGAAGTCTTCCTCGTGAGCGAGAACTCCACCTCTTACGGCAAGGACCTGGGTGACCTGCGCTTGCTGGAGGCGCTGCTACCGGAGTTGAGTGCCATCGAGGGGATCGAGCGGGTGCGGGTCTCCTACCTGCAACCGGCAGAGACGCGTCCGGGGCTGCTGGAAGCAATTGCCGGCACTCCCGGGGTGGTCCCGTACTTCGACATGTCTTTCCAGCACGCCAGCCCGACCCTGCTGCGCGCCATGCGCCGGTTCGGCTCCCCTGAGGACTTCCTGTCCCTCATCGACCGGATCCGTGATCTGGCACCGCAGGCCGGGATCCGTTCCAATGTCATCGTCGGATTCCCCGGGGAGAGTGAAGAAGACGTCGACATCCTGGCGGACTTCCTCACCCGTGCCCAGCTCGATGTCGTCGGCGTGTTCGGGTACTCCGACGAGGACGGCACCGAGGCGGCTTCGGCCGGGCACAAACTCGATGAGGACGTGATCGAACAACGCCGGGAGCGCATCGCCGACCTGGTGGAAGAGTTGATGACACAGCGGGCGCTGGAACGCATCGGCGAGCAGGTCCAGGTGCTCGTCGAGGGTGTGGAAGAAGGCGAAGAGGGCCCGATCTCGGTCGGTCGGGCCGCGCACCAGGGACCTGAGGTCGATGGCGTGTGCCTACTGGACACCTACCATGAGGTCGGCACGATCGTGACCGGGCAGGTTGTGGACGCCGAAGGTGTGGACCTGCACGTGCAGGTGGATGAGGCCGACTCATGA
- the pgsA gene encoding CDP-diacylglycerol--glycerol-3-phosphate 3-phosphatidyltransferase, whose product MNEHQPAATAAAVVSPWNIANALTMLRIFLVPVFGWLLLREGGMEATWRWWAFGVFVVAMITDRLDGDIARAKGLITDFGKIADPIADKALTGMAFIGLSIIGHLWWWVTIVVLVREIGITVLRFVVIKHGVMPASKGGKLKTTLQAVALGLFVTPLLGFWHWIGVVVMAAAVLVTVWTGIDYVLQARRLVAGERRD is encoded by the coding sequence ATGAACGAGCACCAACCGGCAGCCACCGCAGCGGCGGTCGTCAGCCCCTGGAACATCGCCAACGCGCTGACCATGCTGCGGATCTTCCTGGTTCCGGTCTTCGGATGGTTGCTGCTGCGCGAGGGCGGAATGGAAGCGACCTGGCGCTGGTGGGCGTTCGGGGTGTTCGTCGTAGCGATGATCACCGACCGGCTCGACGGCGACATCGCCCGCGCCAAGGGGCTCATCACCGACTTCGGAAAGATCGCCGATCCCATTGCCGACAAGGCGCTGACCGGGATGGCCTTCATCGGGTTGTCGATCATCGGGCATCTGTGGTGGTGGGTCACGATCGTGGTCCTGGTGCGCGAGATCGGCATCACGGTGCTGCGCTTCGTTGTCATCAAACACGGCGTGATGCCGGCCAGTAAGGGCGGCAAACTCAAGACCACGCTGCAGGCAGTCGCGTTGGGACTCTTCGTGACTCCGCTGCTGGGGTTCTGGCATTGGATCGGCGTGGTGGTGATGGCGGCTGCGGTGCTCGTCACGGTCTGGACGGGCATCGACTATGTTCTGCAAGCCCGTCGACTCGTGGCAGGAGAACGTCGTGACTGA
- a CDS encoding ATP-dependent helicase — protein MADVLQQFSPATREWFRASFAAPTAAQEGAWAAISSGSHTLVVAPTGSGKTLSAFLWALDRLSTTPVPQETQRCRVLYISPLKALAVDIERNLRSPLVGIGHAATRLGLGTPQVEVAVRSGDTTPQERRAFSRRPTDILITTPESLFLLLTSKAREALAGVETVIIDEIHALAGTKRGAHLAVSLDRLDALLPTPAQRIGLSATVRPLPEVARYLAGGRQVEIVDPVSTKQWQLDVVVPVEDMSSLGQVTEDLSGSAAGARERTSIWPHVEERLVDLVTQQRSTLIFANSRRLAERLTTRLNEIWQERLAAGQPQEAASPKPAPAQPPAEVMAAAGSSAGAPAVLARAHHGSVSREQRAQIETGLKSGTLPAVVATSSLELGIDMGAIDLVAQVESPPSVAGGLQRVGRAGHRVGAVSHGVFFPKYRGDLVQTAVVVERMRAGQIEALHVPANPLDVLAQQVVAMAAMDEWGVGELLALLRRSAPFADLSRTVLDSVLDMLAGRYPSEEFAELRPRLVWDRLSDTLTGRPGAQRLAVTSGGTIPDRGLFGVFLAGEGPGRRVGELDEEMVYESRVGDVFTLGTSSWRIEDITHDQVFVSPAPGQPGKLPFWKGDTLGRPAELGAAVGAFVREVSSANPKAARKRVREAGLDEWAATNLLTYLQEQKEATAQVPSDRTIVLERFRDEIGDWQIAIHSPFGSQLHAPWALVIAARMRQRFGIEVQAMHGDDGIVLRLPDMEFEEGSDLGDLGTIADLCLIDPEDVADLVTAEVGSSALFASRFRECAGRALLLPRRNPGRRAALWQQRQRAAALLEVATRYPEFPIVLEAVRECLQDVFDVPALVELMRSIASRQVNIVALDTPTPSPFARSLLFGYVAQFLYEGDSPLAERRAAALALDPTLLAELLGRADGAALRDLLDPEVIARTELELQGRDPEMACRHAEDVADLVRRLGPLSGAEVLARTQPEHHQQVPEWLTGLQSARRLIEVRIGGELRWAAVEDAARLRDALGTALPVGLPDAFLEPVTDPLGDIAARFARRRGPFTAQDFATRFGLGQAVARDALRRLVSAGRLVEGELRPNETTVDFCDADVLRTLRRRSLAALRAEVEPVTTTDLARFLPAWQGVGTGSLRGLDGLIRAVEQLCGARLPASAVESLVLPARVERYSPALLDEALAAGEITWQGHGALPGDDGWVSLHLTDTAPLTLSAPGEDPLTEREQSIVEAMAGGGAYFFRGLGQATGSTDDAELLEAVWSLVWAGRLSNDTFAPVRALLAGGHSAHKPRRSAPRTARLPRRGVGALGSRPRFARPDMPTRSGPARGAGRWTLLPPILTDPTARGLATAEVLLDRHGVLTRGAVVAEGAPGGFAALYRVLRAAEDAGGVRRGYFVEHLGASQFASAAAVDRLRTASGAGVRERTEQEPIRALVLAATDPANPYGAALAWPPRPLEDAEGGKHRPARKAGALVVLHDGDLVLYVERGGRTLLTWSQDPVVLAAAAQGLAQAVQAGALGRLTVSKVDGAAVLGSHSALAAALEEAGFHATPRGLRIRRA, from the coding sequence ATGGCCGACGTTCTCCAGCAGTTCTCCCCCGCCACCCGGGAGTGGTTTCGGGCCTCTTTCGCCGCGCCCACCGCCGCCCAAGAGGGCGCCTGGGCAGCCATCAGTTCCGGCTCGCACACCCTGGTCGTGGCACCGACCGGTTCCGGCAAGACGCTTTCTGCCTTCCTTTGGGCGCTGGATCGCCTGTCCACGACGCCGGTGCCGCAGGAGACCCAACGCTGCCGAGTTCTCTACATCTCCCCGTTGAAGGCGCTGGCTGTCGACATCGAGCGCAACCTGCGCTCCCCGCTGGTCGGGATCGGGCATGCCGCGACGCGACTGGGTCTGGGCACTCCGCAGGTCGAGGTGGCGGTGCGCTCCGGCGACACCACCCCCCAAGAGCGGCGCGCCTTCTCGCGTCGGCCCACCGACATCCTCATCACCACTCCCGAATCGCTGTTCCTGCTGCTCACCTCCAAAGCCCGGGAGGCGCTCGCCGGGGTGGAGACGGTGATCATCGATGAGATCCACGCCTTGGCCGGCACCAAGCGCGGGGCCCACCTCGCGGTCAGTCTGGACCGGCTCGATGCGCTACTGCCCACCCCGGCACAACGCATCGGGTTGTCGGCCACGGTGCGCCCGCTGCCTGAGGTGGCGCGCTACCTCGCCGGGGGCAGACAGGTGGAGATCGTCGACCCGGTATCGACCAAGCAGTGGCAGCTCGACGTGGTGGTGCCCGTCGAAGACATGTCTTCCCTGGGCCAGGTGACCGAGGACCTGAGCGGTTCCGCCGCAGGCGCTCGCGAGCGCACCTCAATCTGGCCGCATGTCGAAGAACGACTCGTCGATCTGGTGACGCAGCAACGTTCCACGCTGATCTTTGCCAATTCGCGGCGGCTCGCGGAACGACTGACAACGCGCCTGAACGAGATCTGGCAGGAACGGCTGGCGGCCGGGCAACCTCAGGAGGCTGCCTCGCCGAAGCCTGCTCCCGCGCAGCCTCCCGCCGAGGTGATGGCTGCTGCCGGCTCCTCTGCTGGGGCTCCTGCGGTGCTGGCCCGCGCCCATCACGGTTCGGTCAGTCGAGAGCAGCGCGCTCAGATCGAGACCGGGCTCAAAAGCGGCACGCTGCCTGCGGTGGTGGCCACCAGCAGTCTGGAACTGGGCATCGACATGGGCGCAATCGACCTGGTGGCGCAGGTCGAGTCCCCGCCGAGCGTCGCCGGCGGTCTGCAGCGAGTGGGGCGGGCCGGGCACCGCGTCGGAGCGGTCTCCCACGGGGTCTTCTTTCCCAAATACCGCGGCGACCTGGTCCAGACGGCGGTGGTGGTCGAACGAATGCGGGCCGGGCAGATCGAGGCCCTGCATGTGCCGGCCAACCCCCTGGATGTGCTCGCCCAACAGGTTGTGGCGATGGCGGCGATGGATGAGTGGGGCGTTGGCGAACTTCTCGCCCTGCTACGACGTTCTGCGCCCTTCGCCGACCTGAGCCGTACGGTGTTGGACTCCGTTCTGGACATGCTGGCCGGGCGCTACCCCAGCGAGGAATTCGCCGAGCTGCGTCCTCGCCTGGTGTGGGACCGCCTCAGCGACACCCTGACCGGGCGCCCCGGGGCGCAGCGCCTTGCCGTCACCAGCGGCGGCACCATCCCCGACCGCGGCCTGTTCGGGGTTTTCCTGGCCGGTGAAGGGCCGGGACGCCGGGTGGGTGAACTCGACGAAGAGATGGTGTACGAATCGCGGGTGGGTGACGTGTTCACCCTGGGCACCAGCTCGTGGCGGATCGAGGACATCACCCACGACCAGGTGTTCGTCTCCCCCGCCCCGGGCCAGCCCGGCAAGCTGCCCTTCTGGAAGGGAGACACCTTGGGGCGACCCGCCGAGTTGGGCGCCGCAGTTGGGGCCTTCGTCCGGGAAGTGTCCAGCGCGAACCCCAAGGCAGCCCGCAAACGGGTCCGTGAAGCGGGGCTGGACGAATGGGCTGCAACCAACCTGCTGACGTACCTGCAGGAACAGAAAGAAGCCACCGCCCAGGTGCCCTCCGATCGCACCATTGTCTTGGAGCGCTTCCGCGACGAAATCGGGGACTGGCAGATCGCCATACATTCCCCTTTCGGTTCCCAACTGCACGCACCGTGGGCGTTAGTGATCGCCGCTCGGATGAGGCAGCGTTTCGGGATCGAGGTGCAGGCCATGCACGGCGACGACGGCATCGTGCTGCGCCTGCCCGACATGGAGTTCGAGGAAGGCAGCGACCTGGGCGACCTGGGCACCATCGCCGACCTATGCCTTATCGACCCCGAGGACGTCGCCGACCTGGTCACCGCAGAGGTCGGCTCCTCTGCGCTGTTCGCTTCCCGTTTCCGCGAATGCGCAGGTCGGGCGTTGCTGCTGCCGCGGCGCAACCCTGGGCGGCGGGCGGCGCTGTGGCAACAACGGCAACGTGCGGCGGCACTGTTGGAGGTGGCGACGCGCTATCCGGAGTTTCCGATCGTCCTGGAGGCTGTCCGGGAATGCCTGCAGGACGTCTTTGACGTGCCCGCTCTCGTGGAGCTCATGCGCTCAATCGCCTCCCGGCAGGTCAACATCGTCGCGCTCGATACCCCGACCCCCTCCCCCTTCGCTCGCAGTCTGCTGTTCGGTTACGTCGCGCAGTTCCTCTACGAAGGCGATTCGCCGCTGGCCGAACGGCGAGCCGCGGCGCTGGCCCTGGACCCGACGCTGCTGGCCGAGTTGCTCGGCCGTGCCGACGGCGCGGCGCTGCGTGACCTGCTCGACCCGGAGGTGATCGCCCGGACCGAGCTCGAACTCCAAGGGCGTGACCCCGAGATGGCGTGTCGGCACGCCGAGGACGTGGCAGACCTGGTGCGACGGCTCGGTCCGCTGTCCGGCGCCGAGGTCCTGGCGCGCACGCAGCCTGAACATCACCAGCAGGTACCCGAGTGGTTGACCGGGCTGCAGTCCGCCCGCCGACTCATCGAGGTGCGCATCGGGGGCGAGTTGCGCTGGGCCGCGGTCGAAGATGCCGCGCGGCTACGAGACGCGTTGGGCACCGCGCTGCCGGTCGGCCTGCCGGATGCGTTCCTGGAGCCGGTCACCGACCCCTTGGGCGACATCGCCGCCCGCTTCGCCCGGCGCCGGGGACCGTTCACCGCGCAAGATTTCGCGACGCGCTTCGGGCTGGGGCAGGCCGTGGCCCGAGATGCGCTGCGCCGTCTGGTCAGCGCCGGGCGCCTGGTCGAGGGAGAGCTGCGTCCGAACGAGACGACGGTCGACTTCTGCGATGCCGACGTGCTGCGCACCTTGCGCCGTCGCAGCCTGGCCGCGCTGCGCGCCGAGGTCGAGCCGGTTACGACCACTGATCTGGCCCGTTTCCTGCCGGCCTGGCAGGGCGTGGGCACCGGTTCTCTACGCGGCCTCGACGGTCTCATCCGCGCCGTCGAGCAACTCTGCGGGGCCCGCCTCCCCGCCAGCGCCGTGGAGTCCCTGGTCCTGCCGGCGCGGGTCGAGCGCTACTCCCCCGCGCTGCTGGATGAGGCCCTCGCCGCAGGCGAGATCACCTGGCAGGGTCACGGCGCGCTTCCCGGCGACGACGGCTGGGTGTCCTTGCACCTCACCGACACCGCACCGTTGACGTTGTCGGCCCCGGGCGAGGACCCCCTCACCGAGAGGGAACAGAGCATCGTGGAGGCGATGGCCGGCGGTGGGGCGTACTTCTTCCGCGGGCTGGGCCAGGCCACCGGCAGCACCGACGACGCGGAGCTGTTGGAGGCCGTGTGGTCTCTGGTGTGGGCGGGACGGTTGTCCAATGACACCTTCGCACCGGTGCGAGCCCTGTTGGCAGGGGGGCACAGCGCCCACAAGCCACGCCGCAGCGCTCCCCGCACGGCTCGTCTTCCCCGGCGCGGTGTGGGCGCACTGGGTTCTCGTCCCCGGTTTGCCCGCCCGGACATGCCGACACGCTCGGGTCCGGCGCGTGGGGCGGGCCGATGGACCCTGCTGCCTCCGATCCTGACCGACCCGACGGCACGCGGCCTGGCCACTGCCGAGGTGCTCCTCGACCGCCACGGAGTCCTTACCCGCGGTGCGGTCGTTGCGGAGGGGGCGCCGGGCGGCTTCGCCGCGCTCTACCGCGTACTGCGAGCTGCCGAAGACGCAGGCGGGGTTCGTCGTGGCTACTTCGTCGAGCATCTCGGCGCGTCCCAGTTCGCTTCCGCCGCAGCTGTGGACCGGCTTCGAACCGCCTCCGGGGCCGGTGTGCGGGAGCGCACCGAGCAGGAACCCATCCGTGCGCTGGTGCTGGCCGCGACCGACCCGGCCAATCCCTACGGTGCAGCGCTGGCTTGGCCGCCGCGCCCGCTAGAGGACGCGGAAGGCGGCAAACACCGCCCCGCCCGCAAGGCAGGCGCCCTGGTGGTTCTCCACGACGGTGACCTGGTCTTGTACGTCGAACGCGGCGGGCGCACCCTGCTGACATGGAGCCAGGACCCCGTGGTTCTGGCCGCGGCCGCACAAGGTCTTGCCCAGGCGGTGCAGGCCGGGGCGCTGGGCAGGCTCACCGTCAGCAAAGTCGACGGAGCCGCCGTGCTCGGTTCCCACTCGGCGCTGGCCGCCGCTTTGGAAGAAGCAGGTTTCCACGCCACCCCGCGCGGATTGCGGATCCGCCGTGCCTGA
- a CDS encoding CinA family protein, producing MTDDPARDALSRLLARQETLAVAESLTGGLVCAALTEISGSSAVVRGGVVAYATDVKAGVVGVDPALLSAGGPVQAEVAVQLARGVRDLLGADWGVATTGVAGPGPADGHPAGTVFIAVCGERSRVERLDLDAQAGRSGVRDASVAAVLRLLAAALSDAE from the coding sequence GTGACTGATGACCCGGCCCGCGATGCCCTGTCCCGACTACTGGCCCGTCAGGAGACTCTCGCGGTGGCCGAGTCGCTGACCGGCGGGCTGGTGTGCGCAGCATTGACCGAGATCTCGGGATCCTCCGCCGTGGTGCGCGGCGGCGTCGTCGCCTACGCCACGGACGTCAAAGCCGGTGTCGTCGGTGTCGACCCGGCGCTACTGAGCGCGGGGGGTCCGGTGCAAGCCGAAGTCGCCGTGCAACTCGCGCGCGGGGTTCGGGACCTGCTGGGTGCCGACTGGGGTGTTGCCACCACCGGGGTAGCCGGGCCCGGACCTGCCGACGGCCACCCGGCCGGTACGGTCTTCATCGCCGTGTGTGGCGAACGTTCGCGGGTGGAACGCCTCGACCTGGATGCTCAGGCGGGTCGCTCCGGAGTGCGGGATGCCTCTGTCGCGGCAGTGCTGCGGCTTTTGGCCGCTGCCCTCAGCGACGCGGAGTAG
- a CDS encoding DNA-formamidopyrimidine glycosylase family protein: protein MPEGDVVLRTAQRLHEALAGRVLTRCELRWGELEGGGLAGRGTLEVVARGKHILHRVEDGWSVHSHLRMEGSWRIARTAEPLRVSPSVRAVVANESWTALGVRLGMLDLIPTADEHRLVGHLGPDILGVDWDEDQALTHVLASPVSLGEALLDQRNLAGIGTLYCSEALFLEGVYPWATPADLGREQVQRVIRRAHRLMTANLPHAVQSTTGSRRRGEEHYVHARSGRPCRRCGDTIRVSMIGPAPQARTMFSCPTCQGGLGPDDDGAPQRPLGTTSTSKRSNYRTRR, encoded by the coding sequence GTGCCTGAGGGAGATGTGGTGCTGCGCACGGCGCAGCGGCTGCACGAGGCGCTGGCTGGGCGGGTACTGACCCGCTGCGAACTGCGCTGGGGTGAGTTGGAGGGTGGCGGGCTCGCCGGTCGCGGCACGCTGGAGGTGGTGGCCCGCGGCAAGCACATCCTGCATCGCGTGGAAGACGGCTGGAGCGTGCACTCACACCTGCGGATGGAAGGCAGTTGGCGCATCGCGCGTACCGCAGAGCCGCTTCGGGTCAGCCCGTCGGTCCGGGCAGTCGTCGCGAACGAGTCCTGGACCGCGCTCGGGGTGCGACTGGGGATGCTCGATCTGATCCCGACCGCAGATGAGCACCGGCTGGTGGGGCATCTGGGCCCAGACATCTTGGGCGTCGACTGGGATGAGGACCAAGCGCTGACCCACGTGTTGGCCAGCCCTGTCAGCCTGGGCGAAGCGTTACTGGATCAACGCAACCTGGCCGGCATCGGCACCCTGTACTGCAGCGAAGCGCTCTTCCTCGAGGGGGTCTATCCCTGGGCGACGCCCGCCGACCTAGGCCGCGAGCAGGTTCAGCGGGTCATCAGGCGTGCCCACCGCCTGATGACGGCGAATCTCCCCCATGCGGTGCAATCCACCACCGGCTCACGTCGGCGTGGCGAAGAGCATTATGTGCATGCCCGTTCGGGACGGCCCTGCCGCCGTTGCGGGGACACGATCCGCGTCTCGATGATCGGCCCGGCGCCACAGGCGCGCACGATGTTCTCCTGTCCGACCTGCCAAGGGGGCCTCGGCCCCGATGACGACGGCGCTCCGCAACGCCCGTTGGGTACGACATCGACCTCTAAACGCTCGAATTACCGCACGCGGCGCTGA
- the recA gene encoding recombinase RecA, translating into MAGVASAQRDKSLETVMAQIEKSYGKGAVMRLGDDVRPPIGVIPTGSIALDVALGIGGLPRGRIVEIYGPESSGKTTVALHAVASAQKEGGIAAFIDAEHALDPEYAKKLGVDTDALLVSQPDTGEQALEIADMLIRSGAIDIIVIDSVAALVPRAEIEGEMGDSHVGLQARLMSQALRKITGALNSTGTTAIFINQLREKIGVMFGSPETTTGGKALKFYASVRLDVRRIETLKDGTEPVGNRTRCKVVKNKVSPPFKQAEFDIIYGHGISREGGLLDMGVEQGFVRKSGAWYTYEGDQLGQGKENARTFLKDNPELTDELERKILEKLGIGAGAQPVEDVPVAQAAEAPVSF; encoded by the coding sequence ATGGCCGGCGTAGCAAGCGCACAACGGGACAAGTCCCTTGAGACCGTGATGGCGCAGATCGAGAAGAGCTATGGCAAAGGGGCGGTCATGCGCCTCGGTGACGATGTCCGCCCGCCCATCGGGGTGATCCCCACCGGGTCGATCGCGCTCGATGTCGCCTTGGGTATCGGCGGGCTGCCTCGGGGTCGCATCGTGGAGATCTACGGCCCGGAGTCCTCGGGTAAGACAACGGTGGCCTTGCACGCGGTGGCCAGCGCGCAGAAGGAGGGTGGCATCGCCGCCTTCATCGACGCCGAACACGCCTTGGACCCTGAGTACGCCAAGAAGCTCGGTGTGGACACCGACGCCCTGCTTGTCAGCCAGCCGGACACCGGTGAGCAGGCGCTGGAGATCGCCGACATGCTGATCCGTTCCGGGGCCATCGACATCATCGTGATCGACTCGGTGGCTGCGTTGGTGCCCCGCGCTGAGATCGAGGGCGAGATGGGTGACTCGCACGTGGGATTGCAGGCGCGGCTGATGTCCCAGGCGCTACGCAAGATCACCGGTGCCCTCAACAGCACCGGGACCACAGCGATCTTCATCAACCAGTTGCGCGAGAAGATCGGCGTGATGTTCGGATCCCCGGAGACGACCACCGGCGGTAAAGCATTGAAGTTCTACGCTTCGGTGCGCCTGGACGTGCGACGTATCGAGACGCTCAAGGACGGCACCGAGCCGGTGGGGAACCGCACCCGCTGCAAGGTCGTCAAGAACAAGGTCTCCCCGCCTTTCAAGCAGGCCGAATTCGACATCATCTACGGACACGGCATCTCCCGCGAGGGTGGACTGCTCGACATGGGAGTAGAACAGGGCTTCGTTCGTAAGTCGGGCGCCTGGTACACCTACGAGGGCGACCAACTCGGGCAGGGCAAGGAGAACGCCCGCACCTTCTTGAAGGACAACCCGGAGCTGACCGACGAACTCGAACGCAAGATTCTTGAGAAGCTCGGGATCGGCGCTGGAGCTCAGCCTGTAGAAGATGTTCCGGTCGCGCAGGCCGCTGAGGCGCCCGTTTCGTTCTGA
- a CDS encoding helix-turn-helix domain-containing protein: MATLVRTHVGEVIRSSRREQGRTLRDVAAAARVSLGYLSEVERGEKEASSELLAAICEALNLPLSRLFGDVSVRLAKAEATQLAPTVTLPLRDLDARASAA, from the coding sequence ATGGCCACGCTAGTGCGAACCCATGTTGGCGAAGTCATTCGTTCGTCGCGCCGTGAGCAAGGGCGCACGCTGCGTGATGTCGCGGCCGCTGCTCGGGTCTCGCTGGGCTACCTCAGCGAGGTTGAACGGGGCGAGAAGGAAGCATCCTCAGAGCTGCTCGCTGCGATCTGCGAGGCTTTGAACCTGCCACTGTCGCGGTTGTTCGGCGACGTCTCGGTGCGCCTGGCCAAGGCTGAGGCGACCCAGCTGGCGCCTACCGTCACCTTGCCGTTGCGCGATCTGGACGCCAGGGCCTCCGCCGCCTGA
- a CDS encoding universal stress protein, with translation MDATQPADQPPTSAQVPPGAVVVGVDGSEPAEAALAWAIAEAKRIEAPLHLVSAREVFAAATPLDGTLVWSEAAMAEAGDDTDRVLAAAVAQARAADPELAVSASSPWGGAARILVEASEVARLIVVGHRGRGRLTSAVLGTVSIQTASHARCPVVVLRPGQAPHPAQAPGVVVGVDGSRDSVRAARFAFEAAAPDGKITVIHAWWLEVIDGVVVTTPESPEWAAVTERHRARAEKAIAGLREQYPHVEVEVRIERAAATEALLSAAENADLLVVGSRGRGGFAGLLLGSVSQHMLVQSPCPVAVVARIEEG, from the coding sequence ATGGACGCCACCCAGCCTGCCGACCAGCCACCCACCAGCGCGCAGGTACCCCCAGGCGCGGTGGTCGTCGGTGTCGACGGTTCGGAGCCTGCGGAGGCGGCCCTGGCCTGGGCAATCGCTGAGGCCAAGCGCATCGAGGCGCCGCTGCACCTGGTGAGCGCCCGCGAGGTCTTCGCCGCCGCTACCCCGCTGGACGGCACGTTGGTCTGGTCAGAGGCGGCGATGGCCGAAGCCGGAGACGACACCGACCGGGTACTCGCGGCGGCTGTTGCCCAGGCACGCGCCGCCGACCCTGAGTTGGCGGTCTCCGCTTCCAGCCCCTGGGGTGGGGCCGCCCGAATCCTGGTGGAGGCCTCCGAGGTCGCACGCCTGATCGTGGTGGGGCATCGCGGGCGAGGCCGTCTGACCTCGGCGGTGCTGGGCACCGTCTCCATCCAGACCGCCTCGCACGCCCGCTGCCCGGTGGTGGTGCTGCGCCCCGGACAGGCGCCCCATCCGGCGCAGGCCCCTGGGGTCGTTGTCGGCGTCGACGGCTCGCGCGACTCGGTGCGTGCCGCGCGTTTCGCTTTCGAGGCGGCTGCCCCCGACGGCAAGATCACCGTGATTCACGCGTGGTGGTTGGAAGTCATCGACGGTGTCGTGGTCACCACACCCGAGTCCCCGGAGTGGGCCGCAGTCACCGAACGGCACCGGGCGCGGGCCGAGAAAGCCATCGCCGGGCTGCGGGAACAATATCCGCACGTTGAGGTCGAGGTGCGCATCGAGCGTGCGGCTGCCACTGAGGCCCTGCTCAGCGCCGCTGAGAACGCCGATCTGCTCGTCGTGGGTTCGCGTGGTCGCGGAGGATTCGCCGGGCTGCTGTTGGGTTCGGTCAGTCAGCACATGCTGGTGCAGTCGCCCTGCCCCGTGGCGGTGGTGGCCCGAATCGAAGAGGGCTGA
- a CDS encoding DUF3046 domain-containing protein, with amino-acid sequence MKESEFWRYMTDEFGEDYARVLARSQTLTPLGGATAEQALEAGTPAKRVWEAVCEHMSVPESRRFGRDLPLKNNLDVI; translated from the coding sequence GTGAAGGAAAGCGAGTTCTGGCGCTACATGACCGATGAGTTCGGCGAGGACTACGCTCGCGTGCTCGCCCGATCACAGACCTTGACCCCACTCGGCGGGGCTACCGCTGAGCAGGCGCTTGAGGCGGGCACCCCGGCAAAACGGGTGTGGGAGGCGGTGTGTGAGCACATGAGCGTGCCGGAGTCGAGACGTTTCGGGCGCGACCTACCGCTGAAGAACAACCTTGATGTGATCTGA